A genome region from Anopheles stephensi strain Indian chromosome 2, UCI_ANSTEP_V1.0, whole genome shotgun sequence includes the following:
- the LOC118517704 gene encoding guanine nucleotide-binding protein subunit beta-5, whose protein sequence is MTDVLNSVHNSDKVSALIKEAECLKTKLEEERQKLNDVALSSVAERLEMISYLNIKPRRVLKGHQAKVLCSDWSPDKRHIVSSSQDGKLIIWDAFTTNKEHAVTMPTTWVMGCSYAPSGNLVACGGLDNKVTVYPIALEEDISSRKKTVGTHTSYMSCCIFPNSDQQILTGSGDSTCALWDVESGQLLQSFHGHTGDVMSIDLAPNETGNTFVSGSCDKMAFIWDMRSGHVVQSFEGHQSDVNSVKFHPSGDAISTGSDDSTCRLFDMRADKEVAVFSKDSIIFGVNCVDFSVSGRLLFAGYNDYTVNVWDTLKAQRVCLLYGHENKVSCLQVSPDGTALSTGSWDYTLRIWA, encoded by the exons ATGACTGACGTACTCAACAGTGTTCACAACTCGGATAAAGTGTCTGCCCTCATAAAGGAAGCCGAATGTCTCAAAACTAAGCTAGAAGAGGAGCGCCAGAAGCTGAACGATGTTGCCC TATCGTCGGTGGCCGAACGCTTGGAAATGATAAGTTACCTGAACATTAAACCACGCCGTGTTCTTAAAGGCCACCAGGCTAAAGTACTGTGCTCAGATTGGTCTCCGGACAAGAGGCATATTGTTTCCTCATCGCAGGACGGCAAGCTGATAATATGGGATGCATTTACCACCAACAAGGAGCATGCGGTTACCATGCCAACAACGTGGGTTATGGGATGTTCATACGCACCGTCCGGCAATCTTGTGGCATGCGG TGGGCTGGACAACAAGGTGACGGTGTATCCGATTGCACTCGAGGAGGATATTTCGTCCAGGAAGAAAACGGTCGGAACGCACACAAGTTACATGTCGTGCTGTATCTTTCCCAATTCCGATCAACAAATTTTAACTGGTAGCGGCGATTCTACCTGCGCTTTGTGGGATGTAGAGTCAGGACAGTTGTTGCAAAGTTTTCACGGCCACACAGGGGACGTAATGTCGATTGACTTGGCGCCTAACGAAACGGGCAATACCTTTGTATCGGGTAGCTGTGATAAGATGGCATTTATATGGGATATGCGATCGGGCCATGTTGTGCAATCGTTTGAAGGGCATCAGTCGGACGTGAACAGCGTGAAATTTCATCCCAGCGGTGATGCGATTAGCACTGGTTCAGACGACAGTACC TGTCGCTTGTTTGATATGCGAGCCGACAAAGAGGTCGCCGTTTTCAGTAAAGACAGCATCATTTTTGGTGTCAATTGCGTCGACTTTTCCGTGAGCGGTCGTTTGCTATTCGCTGGCTACAATGATTACACCGTAAATGTGTGGGACACTCTTAAGGCACAGCGCGTGTGTCTGCTGTACGGGCACGAGAACAAAGTTTCTTGTCTTCAGGTATCGCCAGACGGAACGGCGTTGTCTACAGGCAGCTGGGACTACACACTGAGA ATTTGGGCTTAA
- the LOC118517706 gene encoding uncharacterized protein LOC118517706, whose translation MEVSYAADSTKRLYEASSTCKTVHSSKVTCSKDCSIDSNIQDSEANNRIMANQIDRLSVDVTYYTAHLIEFYKFLARNSGRRRMHLQFQKLYRRSVCCVVVFLIVSSIFTTTDACSSRTTPKPRPPSPTPRPNITFHTYKCPPAYAAWYCLNDATCFTVKIGDSLLYNCECADGYMGPRCEYKDLDGSYLPTRPRVMLETASIASGAIGSLVLIVIGWCCWCVRRHQQRKWAGKEHGVDTVDSPGVVHVVHSERLLRPFGTHHLKTIPMSDSFK comes from the exons ATGGAGGTTTCATATGCTGCGGACAGCACGAAGAGACTATACGAAGCGTCATCTACCTGTAAAACTGTCCACAGCAGTAAAGTGACATGCTCTAAAGATTGTTCAATCGATTCAAACATTCAAGACAGTGAGGCAAACAATCGAATTATGGCGAACCAGATCGACAGACTTTCGGTGGACGTGACCTACTATACAGCACATCTAATCGAATTCTACAAGTTCCTGGCACGAAATTCTG GGCGAAGACGAATgcatttacaatttcaaaaacTATACCGGAGGtccgtgtgttgtgttgtagtttttttaattgtaaGCTCTATTTTTACAACGACAG ATGCTTGTTCGAGTCGAACAACACCAAAGCCTCGGCCGCCCAGTCCGACACCTAGACCAAATATAACGTTCCATACCTATAAATGTCCTCCGGCCTATGCGGCCTGGTATTGTCTCAATGACGCTACCTGTTTTACAGTTAAGATTGGAGATTCGCTGTTGTACAATTGCGA atGTGCTGATGGATACATGGGCCCCCGTTGCGAGTACAAGGATCTAGATGGTTCTTACTTGC CCACTCGCCCAAGAGTTATGCTGGAGACGGCCAGTATAGCCAGCGGAGCCATCGGATCATTAGTTTTAATTGTAATTGGATGGTGCTGTTGGTGTGTTCGAAGACACCAGCAACGCAAATGGGCCGGTAAAGAGCACGGTGTAGACACCGTCGATTCTCCCGGCGTTGTACACGTTGTCCACAGTGAACGATTGCTTCGTCCTTTCGGTACTCATCATCTGAAAACGATTCCTATGAGTGACTCTTTTAAGTGA
- the LOC118517705 gene encoding farnesol dehydrogenase-like: MSANGNNGGSAESSEAAPAAPQPSVRLDIADRMKRWHGKVAVVTGASGAIGGAIAVELVKAGMIVCALSRRRDKVEKLRVSLFDVAGTLNYVECDITVEDDIKYAFGWIENTYGGVDMLVNNAGIITKCLLTEKNNTRDLYKTMETNIIGLSMCTREAVKSMKARDVKGHIINVNSIFGHKVHQAVPGTRPLNGMYPASKYAVTAITECIRQELVYLGTGCKVTSISPGLVEGDILSANTSKDNEIVNYMPKLKPEDVAEAVLYAITTPENVQIHELIIKPMGEFL, encoded by the exons ATGTCAGCCAATGGTAACAACGGCGGAAGTGCTGAGAGTAGTGAGGCCGCACCGGCAGCGCCACAGCCCTCGGTGAGATTAGATATTGCCGACCGCATGAAGCGTTGGCACGGCAAGGTTGCAGTTGTGACCGGCGCCAGCGGTGCAATCGGTGGTGCCATCGCGGTAGAACTCGTCAAGGCGGGAATGATCGTGTGCGCCCTGTCAAGACGGCGCGACAAGGTGGAGAAACTGCGCGTCAGCCTCTTTGATGTGGCGGGTACGCTGAATTACGTCGAGTGTGATATAACTGTCGAGGACGACATCAAGTATGCGTTCGGGTGGATCGAGAACACGTACGGCGGCGTGGACATGCTGGTGAACAATGCGGGCATCATCACCAAATGCTTGCTCACAGAGAAGAACAACACGCGCGATCTGTACAAAACGATGGAGACGAACATCATCGGCTTATCTATGTGCACCCGGGAAGCGGTCAAATCGATGAAGGCGCGAGATGTGAAGGGCCACATCATCAACGTCAACAGCATATTCGGCCATAAAGTACACCAAGCCGTCCCGGGAACGCGACCGCTGAATGGAATGTACCCGGCATCGAAATATGCAGTCACGGCCATTACCGAGTGTATTAGACAGGAGCTCGTTTATTTGGGCACGGGCTGTAAAGTTACG AGTATTAGTCCTGGCCTGGTGGAAGGAGACATTCTATCTGCAAACACCTCGAAGGATAACGAAATTGTTAATTACATGCCGAAACTAAAACCTGAAGATGTGGCAGAGGCGGTGCTTTATGCTATCACCACACCAGAAAACGTGCAA ATCCACGAGCTGATCATCAAACCGATGGGCGAGTTCCTGTAA
- the LOC118517707 gene encoding chymotrypsin-1-like, which translates to MMNATCKVLFAVLVITIFATREVSSIVGGHTSLPGTAPYIVALRTSTTSAFVCAGVLVKASWVLTTAQCVTDKTAADLTVLLGSHRLLTNKKANTVSKIQVHPSYTVANGANNVALLQLYEPATLSTRVTTIDLNDQSIASDLSVTFYGWGTLAYGSPGYSNTLQTLYRRTLSLSDCRTRSGLSSLAAGNICAISQVGQSACTYDEGGPLVRSDTLKLVGLFFYGTQCSGLLPDVFVDVYSHKTWIDQTAV; encoded by the exons ATGATGAATGCTACGTGTaaagtgttgtttgctgtgttaGTTATCACAATTTTTGCCACTCGTGAAG TATCTTCCATCGTCGGTGGTCACACCTCCCTACCCGGTACCGCTCCGTACATTGTTGCGCTCAGAACATCCACCACATCGGCATTTGTCTGTGCTGGCGTGTTAGTGAAAGCGTCCTGGGTCCTTACCACGGCACAGTGCGTAACCGACAAGACAGCTGCAGATTTAACAGTTCTACTCGGTTCCCATCGTTTGCTTACCAACAAGAAGGCGAACACCGTGAGCAAAATTCAAGTACATCCCTCGTACACTGTGGCGAACGGTGCGAACAATGTAGCCCTGTTACAACTGTATGAGCCAGCTACACTGTCGACGAGAGTTACAACAATCGATTTGAACGATCAGTCGATTGCTTCCGACCTGAGTGTCACATTTTACGGCTGGGGAACGCTAGCATACGGTAGCCCTGGGTATTCGAACACGTTACAGACGCTTTACCGGCGCACGCTTTCCTTGAGTGACTGTCGCACGCGCAGCGGGTTATCGAGTCTTGCGGCCGGAAATATATGCGCTATCAGTCAAGTGGGCCAATCGGCCTGTACG TACGACGAGGGTGGTCCTTTGGTACGGTCCGATACATTGAAGCTTGTGGGACTTTTCTTCTACGGTACCCAATGCAGTGGTCTTTTGCCTGATGTGTTCGTAGATGTGTATAGCCACAAAACATGGATTGATCAAACTGCTGTATGA
- the LOC118517708 gene encoding eukaryotic peptide chain release factor subunit 1 → MSFDETSADRNVEIWKIKKLIKSLEMARGNGTSMISLIIPPKDQISRVSKMLADEFGTASNIKSRVNRLSVLGAITSVQHRLKLYTKVPPNGLVIYCGTIVTEEGKEKKVNIDFEPFKPINTSLYLCDNKFHTEALTALLADDNKFGFIVMDGNGALFGTLQGNTREVLHKFTVDLPKKHGRGGQSALRFARLRMEKRHNYVRKVAEVATQLFITNDKPNIAGLILAGSADFKTELSQSDMFDPRLQSKVIKLVDVSYGGENGFNQAIELAAESLQNVKFIQEKKLIGRYFDEISQDTGKYCFGVEDTLKALELGSVETLICWENLDIQRYILKNHASATSTTVLHLTPEQEKDKSHFTDKESGVEMELVESQPLLEWLANNYKCFGATLEIITDKSQEGSQFVRGFGGIGGILRYKVDFQSMQLDELDNDCFDLEDY, encoded by the exons ATGTCTTTCGACGAGACATCGGCGGATCGTAATGTGGAGATCTGGAAGATTAAAAAGCTTATTAAGAGCTTGGAAATGGCAAGGGG CAATGGGACGAGTATGATTTCGTTAATCATACCTCCAAAGGATCAAATTAGTCGTGTAAGCAAGATGTTAGCCGACGAGTTTGGAACCGCATCAAACATCAAATCCCGCGTAAACCGTCTGTCCGTGCTCGGCGCTATTACGTCTGTTCAACACAGATTGAAACTTTACACCAAAGTGCCTCCTAATGGATTAGTGATTTATTGTGGTACGATCGTTACGGAGGAGGGCAAAGAGAAGAAGGTCAACATCGACTTCGAGCCGTTTAAACCAATCAATACCTCCCTTTATTTGTGTGACAACAAATTTCACACCGAAGCATTAACTGCACTTCTTGCCGATGACAATAAGTTTGGTTTTATAGTGATGGATGGTAACGGGGCTCTGTTCGGCACGCTCCAG GGGAACACGCGCGAGGTGCTGCACAAGTTCACCGTTGATCTACCGAAAAAGCACGGTCGTGGTGGTCAATCTGCATTGCGTTTTGCGCGATTGCGTATGGAGAAGCGCCACAACTATGTGCGGAAGGTAGCCGAGGTTGCCACGCAGCTGTTCATTACGAATGACAAACCCAACATTGCTGGCCTGATTCTGGCCGGTAGCGCTGACTTCAAGACGGAACTCAGTCAGTCCGACATGTTCGATCCG AGATTGCAATCGAAGGTCATCAAGCTGGTGGACGTTTCTTACGGCGGAGAGAACGGTTTTAATCAGGCAATCGAGCTGGCAGCTGAATCGTTACAGAACGTGAAATTCATTCAAGAGAAAAAGTTGATTGGTAGATACTTTGATGAAATATCGCAG GATACtggaaaatattgtttcgGCGTCGAAGATACTCTAAAGGCACTAGAGCTGGGATCGGTAGAAACTCTAATATGTTGGGAAAACCTGGATATTCAGCGTTACATATTAAAGAACCATGCGAGCGCTACGTCTACTACAGTATTACACTTAACGCCCGAGCAGGAAAAGGACAAATCTCATTTCACTGACAAGGAG AGTGGTGTCGAGATGGAATTGGTCGAATCGCAACCGCTGCTTGAATGGTTAGCTAACAATTACAAATGCTTCGGTGCAACGTTGGAAATTATAACGGATAAATCGCAGGAAGGTAGTCAATTTGTCCGTGGGTTCGGTGGAATCGGAG GAATACTGCGCTATAAGGTAGACTTTCAAAGCATGCAGCTGGATGAGTTGGATAATGATTGTTTCGATCTGGAGGACTACTAA